Part of the Parambassis ranga chromosome 16, fParRan2.1, whole genome shotgun sequence genome, TCCATTCATAATAAAACCATGAAACACGCCTTCCAGAAACTTGCAGATGTGAAACTAGTGTAAGACAGAAAATCGATCATTCAGTGGTAAACATCACGTCCAACAGTATACCGACAAAGCAGTGCAGTTCAAAtgtctgcagctttgttttatACAATGCTGACACTGTGATATATTTTCAGTGTCACATAGTTATTCATGTTTGATGTTCAAAAAGGAAgaaggacccaaatgcagactaaCAAAATTAACCAAAGTCCAAACAAAACATGAGCCAAAACAAAGTCCAAAacttaaaaagacaaacacaactaTACTAAAATAACCAGGAAAACTAACTGAACTAACTAAATTGCAAATAATTATATTCAGCACTCAAATATGTCACATAAATCATAAAACGCAAACAAATCCCATCACAGGAGGCACGGAGTATTAGCTAGTTAGCTATTAGTTAGCTTATTAACATTAACAAAATATAGCATTAACTAATGCATAACTAAACAACACACAATATAGGCATACAAAGATCATTCATCTTACCTCCTGGCATCTATGAACAGCAATAAACCAGGGAGATACAAGGTGATAAGGAAATTACAATCTTCCACTGGAGAAACACGGAGGTTTTCCCTACATAGGTGTGATGCATTCACTAGCGTCAGGACCGCTATGATGCGTTCAGGAACGTCAGACATATGACCTTACAATGAAACAAATTAATACTGAATGAAACTCAGTTCAGTAAACAAGATAATAACAGTCACAGTGTGGGCTTTCTAACACTAACTGTGAGGGTAAACTGGCTCAGTGAAGATGACCTATGCATGCAGTTAGATGTGCAGATCTGGATGATTATGACGGCTTCACCCACTTAAACAATAGTGAATTAAGACAAACTGGGTGAATAACCCCCTCAAAGGATGGGGTTTTCCAGTATGGTACTGAGTAACAGTAACAAAATGTTATATATAGGCTATGTAAAATGAACAAATGTTTGGCAATAAGTATGTTTAAAAGGTGAACAGTTCTCTTATGAGCTCACACCTCTTTCTGCCCTCCGCTGTCTTCCTTCCtgtgctcctcatcctctctctgctctctgcttcaaGGCGAGAAACCGTTTGAGTGTCGTCTCTGTGGTCAGCGCTCACGGGACTACTCAGCCATGATAAAGCACCTGCGTACCCACGGCGGGGCAGCGCCCTACCAGTGCACAGTGTGCCTGGAGTTCTGCAGCAGCCTGGTCGCCATGCAGAGGCACGTCAAGAGCCACACAGTGCAGGACTTTCCCCCCGACTGGAGCATCAACAGCACGTACCTGTACATCTCCCACATCTGAGCCTCACAGACAGACTCAGTCTGGGCCTCCTGTATGCTGTGTTGTCAATAAACACAGTTAAGTATCTGAAAAATAAGTCCCTGATAATGTTTGGAAATAACCCAGAAGGCCCCTTTCCCAACATTTGAAGtattaacaacacacacacaaaagcacacactgGGGTCATCATGAGTGTAGCAATAATTCTGTTCTGAAACTCTTCTGTATTTCATAAATATAGAATAGAGGGCACTAATTTCCAATAACAGAAAAAGTGCTGAAAGTGTTTACCATGCATTAACCACATCAAAGGCTCATCCTGATCCAATGACGCAGGTATCTTCCCTCTGACTTTCACAATTACTGTTATTTTATAAGCTTGGCAAGCGAGATCTGAGTTTATAGCGCCCTCATGAGGACGACTTCTGTAGCACTCCAAAGATGAAGCATCTGATCAAACACATTTGCAGCTGGACAAATGAGGTAGAGGTTTTATTTAGTGCTCGATCATAATTTTTACTGGGAAAATAAtctatatttattgtgatgcaTTATAAGTTTTGATGTATTGATTGTCCGCCCGTATCACACATACCGCGGTCACAATAAGGTAAACTGAAATATAAAAGTTCTCATTTAACAGTGCCTTGGATGGATTCAAATGTTGTCATACTATACTGTTCTCCCACACACATGGCCGGGCCCCTGTTGTATCTTTGTTATCATTCCAGTAAATAGCTGTAAGTTTTAGAATTCGCTTAATTGTTTCTGTTATTAACTATTATTTCTTAACAGACTATTGTAATGAACTTTGGTCTGATCACTGCTGaggattgtttttgtttttattagtaaGTTGTTTCTGCCATTTAGACTCATCAGCATGCACAGACAGGGTTACTTCCAGCCTCACAAAAACAGTTATTTGCAGCCATGTCTCCTTTTAAATATTATGTCTTCATTagtatattttcttttttgtattgttttgtcaTTAAATGGAtgttaaatattgttttttttaatgtaagtgGTATTTAGCAGCATGGCATACCTCTGTAATAGCACATAAATTCAAAGGTTTACAGTGAAACCATGTGCAGTGCTTCTGTTTCCATTAACCTGTAATAGAGTAGACTCAGCATCATCTTATATAATATAATGATTGTTTAACCCATCTTGTGTTTAGAGTCTTTAATGGATCACTGAATATACTACACAGACAAGCTTGCAAACAACTGTTCCCTGTTAATGGGGTATTTAATACAGTCAGACTGTGGGGGCTAACCTGCATATTGGGAAATAAAAGCAGTGTAATGTAATGATATGTTTTATGGCTTCTGTCTAGCTCTATCTGAAAACCAGACTAGAACATTGAGCGGTAAACCTGTTAGTGAAAGAGAGAGTTGCCATTAAACAGGATGTGTGTTGCACATTGGAAAGTCTGACTTACATTTTGTGGCAAGATAACAAATGCTCAAAACATTTGACAAGATACGAGAGTGAGTTATGGTACACTGTCTTCAGCTCTCTCTTCACTTTCATTCTCTTCAGACGCTCTCTCCTCCTGAATGTTATCAATAGTGAATCCTCCATACGCTGTGGGCTTGTCTTTGTCCTCTACAGCTACTCCCTCTGCACAGGCATCCCAGACACCGCTGGCTATGTGGCTTTGGAGATTACAGTCTGTCAGAGTCATTAACAGGTGTGCCTGGCTGGCGCTGCAGTTTGGAAGCGGCACCTGGTAGGTGGTGTGAAAGCGACGCAGGTCCACCCTGAATGAGCCCTTCTCCAGTGTCATGCAGGGTTCGAAGCGAGCGCCCCACTCAATCTCTGTTTCGATATATGATGTTTTTGCTTGGCACATCATTCCTGGGTTttaaatgagagagaaagaagaagttTTCATCACTGTTTAAAAACTGAAGTACATTTCATCTACCACATGATGTCACTATATCTGCACACTTCTGCACAATCAAGAGCAAAACAAGGGTTCAATGACAAGACATCAATATGCAacagaaaatatataaattaaatCTATTACATGCAGCCATAAGATTGTTAAAACCTACAACAGAATGATATGGATctgaatagaaaagaaaaggagtgTATGAAAGGAACAATAATATCATTATTAGTTAAAAGAAAGCGGTCTATCAACTTATAATCTACTTTAGTTCAGAGGTCAGATGTTTATAAAGTGTATTGTGTATTGTCAAATAATAGTAGATTTCAACAGGCTTAATTTGGCTATTGCAGTGgacaacagaacaaaacaataaaaggaggaaacataaaaaaagcaaaagcattAATTACTGATaagctgatgatgtcataagggTGATTTAGATCTAATCTAACAGTGCTGCACAGCATTCCTGACTTATCTCAGTGCACTGTTTGTGGGATGGTCAAGATCTGCTTGTCCACATGCTGTGACACAGGTCAATGAACCATGCAGGTCAACAAGCAGCCTTTTTCCTGCACGTCAAGGGTTTTCATCATTACTCATCTCTTTTCTAAAACCTTAGTCATCCTTTTACACGGAATTTTTCAGCATAAGTTGCTGTTATAGCTTTAGCCACATCGAGGGTTAAACTGTGTCAACTGTGTTTACAGCCATGCAGGATAAAACCAGAAGGAAGATAAAcagaaaaagttgttttctgTGACTCATTTCCTGGAGTTCATCTGACTGACCACTGAGTGATCAAACACATTCCCATGTGCTAGCTACCTAAGGATTCATGCCAGCATCACTGGAAACTATTTGGAATAGTAAATAATTTCACATGGAAATTCAGTCTATCCAGAAGCTGCAGGTTTCATGTGTCTGACTGCGAATAAATGAGGTGATTCGCAACTCAGTTTAGTGCTGCTTTTCAATGTACCTGTAGTCTGACAGTCTCAAATGTAAGTGATTTGGTTTTAAGAAAAGGCACCACAAGACTGTGAtaatgaatcatttttcctaCAGATTACTAGATCATTTCCCcctaaaagacaaaagaccAAGTATAGAAGTTCTGTTTTATTAAGTTCAAGGACAATCTGCTCATGTTTTGTGGTGTATTTATACAGAAATAAAGAAACTTCTTCCCACTGTAGAAGTCTAACAACATTGTCCCACAACAACTCAGTGAGATATAAAACATGTGTTACTGAGTCAAGACTTATGACTTTATGACACATCGTTTACACATTGCTGAAGACTTCTTAACCATATATCAGCTCACCACACAAATATCACCATAAATTAAactgtttttggttttgtttttggtagATTGTTAAACTTTTCTGCTTGTATATGTGTCTGCTCCACATCTTCTCCTACACATGTTTTATTGTATCTAAACCTGAGAGTGGTTTGTACACATCTGATTTTTAAGAGGCGATCTCTATCGCTAATGACTAGCCAGGGAGGGAAATACTTGTGAGAGTCTTAACCTTTTTCGGTGCTGATGTAGGTAAGAACACACAGACGATTTCCATGGATGTGAAACAAGGAATTCATTCCTTAATTGCTAACATGTGCTGCACATAAACTGGCTATAAAAGAACAGTATATTTTTTATTGGAATACGATGTTTGTAATCAGgataaattgttttttttttccaagactGCAAAAAGACAAGAAGCTCATAAAATGTTGACTGTTCTTGATACTCACCTGTGGCTTCAACAATTCCTTCCAGGATTACAATGATCTCAAACTGCTGTCTTCTGAGTTGCTCTGGGCCCAGCTCCCACAGTGGACTGCTGGAGTCAATGTTATGCTGAATGACTTGAGGCTCCACTAGAAAAAGTCGGTCTGATCCTGTTTCGTAGCCAAGGTCAATTTCCGTCTGTTCGAGCGGCAAGAATTCCCCCTCAGCTGTCTGCCGGGACTTGATTAACTTTGCACGGACCTTTGCATCCACCATGTGGCTCTCTCTAAGGTCTCCAATACGGAACATCAAACACATCTGGTCGTCACGATTTGCAACAACACAAGTGCGACTGAAAAGAAGTGTCTCTGCTCGTTTCTTCGGTCGGGATATTTTTACAAACATGCAGCCCACCATGAGCGCATCTATCATGGACCCAACAATGCACTGCATCATGACCAACAGCACAGCCTCATGACAGCTGGGAGAAACAGTGCGAGAGCCATAACCAATGGTACGCTGTGTCTCCACCGAGAAGAGCAGGGCTGAGATGAAGTCATCGACACCTAAATAGCAGGGCCTTTCTTTTATAGGCTGCTCATTAGGACTTCCAAGAGGTTGCTCTTGTCTGAGGTCACCTCGATACTGAGCATTAAGAAAGTAAAGTAATGCGAACAAGAACCAGGTGGTGATGTAGCACATCATGAAAACAAATAGAAACCAGCGGTACTGAAGGTCCACGAAAGATGTAAAGATATCAGACAGGAAGCGCCCTCTTTCAGAAATATGAGTGAGGTTGACACGACATTTGCCATCTTTAGAGACGTAGCGTAGCTGCTGTCTGGTTTCCGGGGAAAGGGTTGGGGTTTGGGTGCTGTAACTCTCCAGGAGTTTACTCTTGGCCTTGGCAagtttctccatctctctggcAGGGCTGGAAATGTTGCTGCGTGCTGGTGAGAGAGGAGCACTGTGATAAGGACTGTTGTTGGTAACATGAAGGGAGCTGGTGCATCCCATGTTGGGTACACTGAGAGCATGGTGAGGGTACCTTGAAACACTGTTGGTCTCTCTGAGTGAACAGCGCCGCAAGTAGGCCTGCTCTGATTCTGTGAGCCCAGCTAGTGGCAACAGGCAGCCACGATAGGGAATATCTGTTGTGCTTTTGTGGCGTCGCTTAGCACTTCCAAGTTCAGGGAAAGTTCCTGGCATGATGTctgggagaggaagaggagtgtctttgtctgtctgcaaCAGAAAACATGGTTTATTTAACCCACCAAGGTTATTGAGTGCATGTACAGGGAGTATCAAAGCAGTGTTGCTTTCCACACTTTCTTACATAATGGATTATATAACAAGACTTCATTAGtcaaaacaaactgtgtgtgtgtgttcctgtacaGCTATCTTTGTGAGAGTCAGTTTGTGTTACAGTATTAAAATCCTTACTTTTTTAGACCCTTTCATTTGGGGGGTCAGACTTGTTTCAGACTGTTTGGGGACTTGGTTTTACAGGATGAAGGTCAGAGTTAGATTTAGGTTTGGGGCTAGTTGTGGTGGTTAAAgttgtttgtagtttttttcatttttactctCTAAAGTGTTTTGATCACTTCTCTGCCATTGTCTTTAAAACCCTctatataattaaaatgtgttgttagAATTATTGCTAAGGTTAGGGTAAAGGGATAGGGGATGCATTATATTAATGAATGTCCTCACACAGCCATGTATGTGAGAGTGTGTTGGGGGTGGTGTTAAATGGTTACTTCTGTGTTAACGTATTTACTTTCATCCCTATACTGTTGTTAGAATGTCTAAGAGAGTCCTTTTATTTAGACTCTGCCCTCTCCCTGCCCTGAGTTCTGTGCCTACTTTGGGTGCCTTTGTCCAAATGTGGATATCTAACATTACTCTGGCAGACTAAACTGCGAGGCcagaaatgtgcattttaaaagAAGCCTGGCTGACCTCACTATAGAATGCAAACTCTGCTGAAGAAGACTGTAATAATATGGTTAGAACTTCCAGAGCATAAACCATATGGTGAGACTGTGCAAGTTCAGGGTTGTTCAGGTATGTTTAACAttgtataaatatttaaatagttAATCTTTAGAAATTGCATCACACTGTCTTACATTTATTAAGTAGCTGTCACACTGAATTGTCCCCCCTGAAGATGTGGAATGGACAACCATGACAGATTTTGGCTGACTGGACATAGAAGTTCGCTGTCCTCTTGTCCCATCTTGGCTGGTCCCTGATGGTTCCATTGTTGTCCCAGAGCAAGTCTTGGACTTGGTCTTGGTCTTCAAGCTAAAGAACAGGAAGATCTAATGACTAAGAGAAGACAGTCACACCTTGATAGATCAGACCAgtgggcagaaaaaaaaaacaaatctcactTCTGCAGAAGTTTAGGAAAACTAGGGCTGATGTCAACCAACCTGAAATGAAGTCATTCCATCCCACACACAGGGCCCTGAATATTTCCTTATAAAGCAACGCTTTAGTCTTAACGCAACACTCAGCTGCTCATGCAAAAGCTTTATGAGTTATCCTTCCAGCTGGAGCTAAGCTTAGCATCATCCTGCTGCCTCAGCAGTACTCCTGCTTCAGTTCTTAAAGAGGACAGTGCTAAGGTGTTTAATGCTATTAACTTAACCACAGTGGAATCAAACATAATTTAATACTCAATattaaaagcaaacaaacaaaaacagtaatGTTTTAACATGGTGATTTGTTTACTTATGATGCCCTTTGTTTTCATAATTTACTTGATTATTGTGTCGTATGTTCCATCAATTCACACTGACAGATGTTTCTGGGAAGAAACATTTTgacttttcattttgtttgtttgtttgtttgtttttggtggATTGTTGATCTGTTACTGCACAAAGTCTTGATTCTTCATCACCTTTCCCACAGTCCGTATGAGTTAGCCTGTTGTGTTGATTctctgtcatccaggtcataattcatagagaa contains:
- the kcnj20 gene encoding G protein-activated inward rectifier potassium channel 3 isoform X1; the protein is MEPSGTSQDGTRGQRTSMSSQPKSVMVVHSTSSGGTIQCDSYLINTDKDTPLPLPDIMPGTFPELGSAKRRHKSTTDIPYRGCLLPLAGLTESEQAYLRRCSLRETNSVSRYPHHALSVPNMGCTSSLHVTNNSPYHSAPLSPARSNISSPAREMEKLAKAKSKLLESYSTQTPTLSPETRQQLRYVSKDGKCRVNLTHISERGRFLSDIFTSFVDLQYRWFLFVFMMCYITTWFLFALLYFLNAQYRGDLRQEQPLGSPNEQPIKERPCYLGVDDFISALLFSVETQRTIGYGSRTVSPSCHEAVLLVMMQCIVGSMIDALMVGCMFVKISRPKKRAETLLFSRTCVVANRDDQMCLMFRIGDLRESHMVDAKVRAKLIKSRQTAEGEFLPLEQTEIDLGYETGSDRLFLVEPQVIQHNIDSSSPLWELGPEQLRRQQFEIIVILEGIVEATGMMCQAKTSYIETEIEWGARFEPCMTLEKGSFRVDLRRFHTTYQVPLPNCSASQAHLLMTLTDCNLQSHIASGVWDACAEGVAVEDKDKPTAYGGFTIDNIQEERASEENESEERAEDSVP
- the kcnj20 gene encoding G protein-activated inward rectifier potassium channel 3 isoform X2, whose amino-acid sequence is MEKLAKAKSKLLESYSTQTPTLSPETRQQLRYVSKDGKCRVNLTHISERGRFLSDIFTSFVDLQYRWFLFVFMMCYITTWFLFALLYFLNAQYRGDLRQEQPLGSPNEQPIKERPCYLGVDDFISALLFSVETQRTIGYGSRTVSPSCHEAVLLVMMQCIVGSMIDALMVGCMFVKISRPKKRAETLLFSRTCVVANRDDQMCLMFRIGDLRESHMVDAKVRAKLIKSRQTAEGEFLPLEQTEIDLGYETGSDRLFLVEPQVIQHNIDSSSPLWELGPEQLRRQQFEIIVILEGIVEATGMMCQAKTSYIETEIEWGARFEPCMTLEKGSFRVDLRRFHTTYQVPLPNCSASQAHLLMTLTDCNLQSHIASGVWDACAEGVAVEDKDKPTAYGGFTIDNIQEERASEENESEERAEDSVP